The Bradyrhizobium sp. WBAH42 genome includes a window with the following:
- a CDS encoding ABC transporter substrate-binding protein: MRTFNWLRGSAATTVLGVALLGGFGGGEAAAQGKQLTLCWAAWDPANALVELGKDFTKQSGIEMKYEFVPWTSYADRFLNELNSHGKLCDLIIGDSQWIGGAAENKWYVKLNDFFDKEKISMDDFVPATVVGYSQWPKNSPNYWALPAMADAVGWTYRKDWFSRPEIQSAFKAKYGRDLAPPKTYDELKQVAEFFQGREIDGKKVYGAYIFTERGSEGITMGVTNVLYNFGFAYDNPKKPYQMQGIVNSPEATKGLEFYKELYKCCTAPGMTNAYMQEGLDAFKSGQVAMQMNWFAFFPGLYKDPNVGGDKIGFFVNPAGPNGHFTQLGGQGISVVATSDRKNDALAYIKWFAQPAVQQKWWQLGGYSALKAVVDAPDFPKSAAFAPQFLESMGIVKDFWAEPSYAQLLLDMQKRVHDYVVADKGTAQQALDLLVKDWTKVFKEQGKQVASQ, from the coding sequence ATGCGGACATTCAATTGGTTGAGAGGCTCGGCGGCCACCACGGTTCTTGGGGTGGCGCTGCTGGGGGGATTTGGCGGAGGCGAAGCTGCGGCCCAAGGTAAGCAGCTCACGCTGTGCTGGGCGGCATGGGATCCGGCCAACGCGCTGGTCGAGCTCGGCAAGGACTTCACGAAGCAGTCCGGCATCGAGATGAAATACGAGTTCGTCCCGTGGACAAGCTATGCCGATCGCTTCCTCAATGAGCTCAACTCCCATGGCAAGCTCTGCGACCTGATTATCGGCGACAGTCAGTGGATCGGCGGCGCCGCCGAGAACAAGTGGTACGTGAAGCTCAACGATTTCTTCGACAAGGAGAAGATTTCGATGGACGACTTCGTCCCGGCGACCGTCGTCGGCTATTCGCAGTGGCCGAAGAACTCGCCGAACTATTGGGCGCTGCCGGCCATGGCGGATGCGGTCGGCTGGACTTACCGCAAGGACTGGTTCTCGCGGCCCGAAATTCAATCCGCGTTCAAGGCCAAGTACGGCCGCGACCTGGCGCCGCCGAAGACCTATGACGAGCTGAAGCAGGTCGCCGAGTTCTTCCAGGGCCGCGAGATCGACGGCAAGAAGGTCTATGGCGCCTACATCTTCACCGAGCGCGGCTCCGAAGGCATCACCATGGGCGTGACCAACGTGCTCTACAATTTCGGCTTCGCTTACGACAATCCCAAGAAGCCGTACCAGATGCAGGGCATCGTCAATTCGCCCGAGGCGACCAAGGGGCTCGAGTTCTACAAGGAGCTCTACAAGTGCTGCACGGCGCCGGGCATGACCAACGCCTACATGCAGGAGGGGCTCGACGCCTTCAAGTCCGGTCAGGTGGCGATGCAGATGAACTGGTTCGCGTTCTTCCCCGGCCTCTACAAGGATCCTAATGTCGGCGGCGACAAGATCGGCTTCTTCGTCAATCCGGCCGGCCCGAACGGACACTTCACCCAGCTCGGCGGACAGGGCATCTCGGTCGTAGCGACCTCCGATCGCAAGAACGACGCGCTGGCCTACATCAAGTGGTTCGCGCAGCCCGCCGTGCAGCAGAAGTGGTGGCAGCTCGGTGGCTACTCGGCGCTGAAGGCGGTGGTCGACGCGCCCGACTTCCCGAAGAGCGCGGCATTCGCGCCGCAATTCCTGGAATCGATGGGCATTGTCAAGGACTTCTGGGCCGAGCCGTCCTACGCGCAACTGCTGCTCGACATGCAGAAGCGGGTGCATGACTACGTCGTCGCCGACAAGGGCACGGCGCAGCAGGCGCTCGATCTCCTGGTCAAGGACTGGACCAAGGTCTTCAAGGAGCAGGGCAAGCAGGTCGCCTCGCAATAG
- a CDS encoding dihydrodipicolinate synthase family protein, which yields MSKARKKPDLRGVTVATVLPFRDDSSIDWDGYARVLDYCACPDGIAAVFVNGHAGEGGSLSDDERQAVIERTRKQIGAKPLLAGIIAHSTAEAIHQAQLAEAAGADCAVLFPPAPLGGGASATSRAPLAFVQAVSSVIGIPVSIFQYPLASGFGYSPETLAKIAALDSVIAVKEGSDTMLAYDENRRAVKQADPSVAILPSNFNWFLPQLAVGGDGILSGLVSLAPDLFVALWQASLADDLKAMRAVNERLYPIVRAIYGPAPIMDMHTRMKVGLKALGLIRNADPRPPLLPVLPALCDAIAATVGAARAAGDIRT from the coding sequence ATGAGCAAGGCGAGGAAGAAACCGGATTTGCGCGGCGTCACGGTCGCGACCGTGCTGCCCTTCAGAGACGACAGCTCGATCGACTGGGACGGCTACGCCCGTGTGCTCGACTATTGCGCGTGCCCGGACGGAATCGCGGCGGTGTTCGTCAATGGCCACGCGGGTGAGGGCGGGTCGCTGTCGGACGACGAGCGTCAGGCCGTGATCGAGCGGACGCGCAAGCAGATCGGCGCCAAGCCCTTGCTGGCCGGCATCATCGCGCATTCGACCGCGGAAGCGATTCACCAGGCCCAACTCGCGGAAGCGGCCGGCGCCGATTGCGCCGTGCTGTTCCCGCCCGCGCCGCTCGGCGGCGGCGCCTCGGCGACCTCACGCGCGCCGCTGGCTTTCGTGCAGGCAGTCAGCTCCGTGATCGGAATTCCGGTCTCGATCTTCCAATACCCGCTGGCATCCGGCTTCGGCTATTCGCCGGAAACTCTCGCCAAGATCGCCGCACTCGACAGCGTCATCGCGGTCAAGGAAGGCAGCGACACCATGCTGGCCTATGACGAGAACCGGCGGGCGGTGAAGCAGGCCGATCCCTCCGTCGCGATCCTGCCGTCGAACTTCAACTGGTTCCTGCCGCAGCTCGCCGTCGGCGGCGACGGCATTCTCTCCGGCCTCGTCAGCCTCGCGCCGGATTTATTCGTAGCGCTGTGGCAGGCCTCGCTCGCAGACGACCTCAAGGCCATGCGCGCCGTCAACGAGCGGCTTTATCCGATCGTCCGCGCCATCTACGGGCCTGCGCCGATCATGGACATGCACACCCGCATGAAGGTCGGGCTGAAGGCCCTTGGCCTGATCCGCAACGCCGATCCGCGGCCGCCGCTGCTGCCGGTTCTGCCCGCGCTCTGCGATGCCATCGCAGCGACGGTCGGCGCGGCGCGCGCGGCCGGCGACATCCGCACTTAG
- a CDS encoding amino acid ABC transporter permease yields MSLFSPTAAVSYFFNYFLMKGVLVTIGLTVAAVVGGLILGMGIALLRMSSNPVLAGAARFYIWFFRGTPLLIQLVVIYSGLPQLGIKFSVITCALVGLILNEAAYLAEIVRSGFMAVSAGQREAAWALSLSPWVTFRRVTLPQAFRLMIPPLGNSINSLLKATSLASVISVEELMRRSDMLMQEHFQILEVYAAATAYYLILTSVWDAVQRRLEKHFGRSSAAKTRRVAASAPVAQASVEARA; encoded by the coding sequence ATGAGCCTTTTCAGTCCGACGGCCGCCGTCAGCTACTTCTTCAACTACTTCCTCATGAAGGGAGTGCTCGTCACCATCGGCTTGACGGTGGCGGCGGTCGTCGGCGGATTGATCCTCGGCATGGGCATCGCGCTATTGCGCATGTCGTCCAATCCGGTGCTCGCGGGTGCCGCGCGCTTCTACATCTGGTTCTTCCGCGGCACGCCGCTCCTGATCCAGCTCGTCGTGATCTACAGCGGCTTGCCGCAGCTCGGCATCAAGTTCAGCGTGATCACCTGCGCGCTCGTTGGCCTGATCCTCAATGAGGCGGCCTATCTCGCCGAGATCGTGCGCAGCGGTTTCATGGCGGTGTCGGCGGGGCAGCGTGAGGCGGCCTGGGCGCTCAGCCTGTCGCCCTGGGTGACGTTCCGCCGCGTGACCCTGCCGCAGGCGTTCCGGCTGATGATCCCGCCGCTCGGCAACTCCATCAACTCGCTGTTGAAGGCGACCTCGCTTGCCTCCGTGATCTCGGTCGAGGAGCTGATGCGCCGCAGCGACATGCTGATGCAGGAGCATTTCCAGATCCTCGAAGTCTATGCCGCTGCAACCGCGTATTACCTGATCCTCACCTCGGTCTGGGACGCGGTTCAGCGCCGGCTCGAAAAGCATTTCGGTCGATCGAGTGCCGCAAAAACCAGGCGGGTCGCAGCGAGCGCGCCGGTTGCGCAGGCGAGTGTGGAGGCCCGGGCATGA
- a CDS encoding ABC transporter substrate-binding protein produces the protein MVSTLLRLGAAAALVLASTAVHAACTPAITDDNLIAPGKLQLSINPTNPPQQFVDKDGQLQGLNVELAAELGKRLCLPVELVRMDFPAMIPALGAARIDGVNTGMFWTEERSKLMYMVPYAIQAISVVVAPDSGTRIATENDLIGKSSAVEVSSYQMNWLKKLSDASVAKGGAAVEMRTFPTATNVISALLAGQVDNALLVDSVARDLVGRGRVKEVLSGLGTARTTLGFRNKTVADTVVKALNAMRADGFYQALFDKFGLTAMPADQPLAIAGPGPA, from the coding sequence ATGGTCTCGACATTGCTTCGCTTGGGTGCGGCTGCCGCACTCGTTCTCGCATCCACGGCGGTGCATGCCGCCTGCACGCCCGCGATCACCGACGACAATCTGATCGCGCCGGGCAAATTGCAGCTCTCCATCAACCCCACCAACCCGCCGCAGCAATTCGTCGACAAGGACGGTCAGCTGCAAGGTCTCAACGTCGAGCTCGCCGCCGAGCTCGGCAAGCGGTTGTGTCTTCCCGTCGAACTCGTTCGGATGGATTTTCCGGCCATGATTCCAGCCTTGGGCGCAGCGCGCATCGACGGCGTCAATACCGGCATGTTCTGGACCGAGGAACGCTCGAAGCTGATGTACATGGTGCCGTATGCCATTCAGGCGATCTCGGTCGTGGTCGCCCCCGACAGCGGCACAAGAATTGCTACCGAAAACGATCTGATCGGAAAATCATCCGCAGTCGAGGTCAGCAGCTACCAGATGAACTGGCTCAAGAAGCTCAGCGATGCCAGCGTGGCGAAGGGCGGAGCGGCCGTCGAGATGCGGACGTTCCCGACCGCGACCAACGTCATTAGCGCGCTGCTTGCGGGCCAGGTCGACAATGCGCTGCTGGTCGACAGCGTGGCACGCGATCTCGTCGGCCGTGGTCGCGTGAAGGAAGTCCTGAGTGGGCTCGGCACGGCCAGGACCACGCTTGGTTTCCGCAACAAGACGGTCGCCGATACCGTCGTCAAGGCGCTCAACGCGATGCGCGCCGACGGCTTTTATCAGGCGCTGTTCGACAAGTTCGGTCTGACCGCCATGCCGGCTGACCAGCCGCTTGCGATCGCCGGCCCCGGTCCGGCCTGA
- a CDS encoding carbohydrate ABC transporter permease: MTAVLTKSSAHSIVEASPRAKMVAGSLVILYAVITILPLVWIVATAFKSQSDAIAYPPKVFFEPTLEGYVNLFTVRTRQTPDFIAKLPPPETWYDKLVRQRDMVIAGPSKVVPRFVNSLIIGFGSTFLAVFLGTLAAYAFSRFRIPLADDLLFFILSTRMMPPVAVAIPIYLMYRQLNLTDTRLGMILLYTAVNVSLAVWLLKGFIDEIPREYEEAALVDGYTRLQALRKVVLPQAVTGIAATAIFCLIFSWNEYAFAVLLTSGEAQTMPPFIPFIIGEGGQDWPAVAAATTLFVVPIVLFTVLLRKHLLRGITFGAVRK; this comes from the coding sequence ATGACCGCCGTCCTCACCAAGTCCTCCGCGCACTCCATCGTCGAAGCGTCGCCGCGCGCAAAGATGGTGGCAGGTAGCCTCGTCATCCTCTACGCCGTGATCACGATCCTGCCGCTGGTCTGGATCGTCGCCACCGCCTTCAAATCTCAGAGCGATGCGATCGCATATCCGCCCAAGGTTTTCTTCGAGCCGACCCTCGAAGGCTATGTGAACCTGTTCACCGTGCGCACCCGGCAAACGCCGGACTTCATCGCCAAGCTGCCGCCGCCGGAAACGTGGTACGACAAGCTCGTGCGTCAGCGCGACATGGTCATTGCCGGACCGTCGAAGGTCGTGCCGCGCTTCGTCAACTCGCTGATCATTGGGTTCGGCTCGACCTTCCTGGCCGTCTTTCTCGGCACGCTCGCGGCCTACGCTTTCTCGCGCTTTCGCATTCCACTGGCTGACGACCTTCTGTTCTTCATTCTCTCGACGCGCATGATGCCGCCCGTTGCCGTCGCAATCCCCATCTATCTGATGTACCGGCAGCTCAATCTGACCGACACCAGGCTCGGAATGATCCTGCTCTACACTGCCGTGAACGTCTCGCTCGCGGTCTGGCTGCTCAAGGGCTTCATCGACGAGATCCCGCGCGAATACGAGGAGGCCGCTCTTGTCGACGGCTACACGCGGCTGCAGGCGCTGCGCAAGGTGGTGTTGCCGCAAGCCGTCACGGGCATCGCAGCCACGGCGATCTTCTGCCTGATCTTCTCCTGGAACGAATATGCGTTCGCGGTTCTCCTGACCAGCGGCGAGGCGCAGACCATGCCGCCCTTCATCCCCTTCATCATCGGGGAGGGTGGGCAGGATTGGCCGGCCGTTGCCGCGGCCACCACCCTGTTCGTCGTGCCGATCGTCCTGTTCACCGTGTTGTTGCGCAAGCACCTGCTGCGCGGCATCACCTTCGGAGCTGTGCGCAAATGA
- a CDS encoding dihydrodipicolinate synthase family protein has protein sequence MRTFSDRLRGIHAATIVPMTPGFEVDEAQLASHLISVASTPGINGLLVNGHAGENFVLSLAEKRRVVELARQHAPKDCLIVSGVNHESSLEAAREAAALEQAGADGLLVFPPNSWALGHADDCVIEHHRRIRDATTVPLMLYAAPVGAGAMAYAPPLLTRLVADARFVAVKEGSWEVAAYEQNLRLIRKLRPDFVVLGSGDEHLLTSYIVGSAGSQVSLACVVPELVVGLWSAAEAGDWERARAAHDKLYPLAVAIYRDPPGGRATVRLKACLKLLGRLSCDAARPPQPVATRGELQALEQALRVAGVL, from the coding sequence ATGCGGACATTCAGCGACCGCCTGCGCGGCATTCACGCCGCCACCATCGTGCCGATGACGCCCGGTTTCGAGGTCGACGAGGCGCAGCTCGCAAGCCATCTCATCTCGGTGGCATCTACACCTGGAATCAATGGGCTCCTCGTCAACGGCCACGCCGGCGAGAACTTCGTGCTGTCGCTGGCTGAGAAGCGGCGCGTGGTGGAGCTGGCGCGTCAGCACGCGCCGAAGGACTGCCTGATCGTCTCCGGGGTCAACCATGAATCGAGCCTGGAGGCCGCGCGCGAGGCGGCTGCGCTGGAACAGGCCGGCGCGGATGGGCTGCTGGTGTTTCCTCCCAACAGCTGGGCGCTTGGCCATGCCGATGATTGCGTGATCGAGCATCACCGCCGCATCCGCGATGCCACGACGGTGCCCTTGATGCTTTACGCCGCGCCGGTCGGCGCGGGAGCCATGGCCTACGCGCCGCCGCTGCTGACGAGGCTGGTCGCCGATGCCCGCTTCGTCGCGGTGAAAGAGGGCAGCTGGGAGGTTGCGGCCTACGAACAGAATCTCAGGCTGATACGCAAGCTGCGACCGGACTTCGTCGTGCTCGGCTCGGGCGACGAGCATTTGCTGACAAGCTACATCGTCGGCTCGGCCGGTAGCCAGGTCAGCCTCGCCTGCGTCGTGCCGGAACTCGTGGTGGGCCTTTGGAGTGCTGCGGAAGCCGGCGATTGGGAGCGGGCGCGCGCCGCGCACGATAAGCTGTATCCGCTTGCCGTTGCGATCTACCGCGACCCGCCCGGAGGACGCGCGACCGTGCGCCTCAAGGCCTGCCTGAAGCTGCTCGGACGATTGTCGTGCGACGCGGCGCGGCCGCCGCAGCCGGTGGCGACACGCGGTGAGTTGCAGGCGCTCGAGCAGGCACTGCGCGTCGCCGGCGTGCTCTAA
- a CDS encoding amino acid ABC transporter ATP-binding protein, giving the protein MSETSMARAESATMQPQLREVPAVRMEAVYKHYGDFTALNEVDLKVAKGEKIVVCGPSGSGKSTLIRCINHIEKHDEGLIYVNGVELDHQRKNIDAVRRDTGMVFQSFNLFPHMTVLENCTLAPMTANGMSAVEAKDLAMHFLTKVRIPDQAEKYPGQLSGGQQQRVAIARALCMRPKIMLFDEPTSALDPEMVKEVLETMKKLAEEGMTMLCVTHEMGFAREVADRIVFMNEGKVVEQAAPEQFFKHPKSERARTFLDQIIH; this is encoded by the coding sequence ATGAGCGAGACATCGATGGCGAGGGCCGAAAGTGCAACAATGCAGCCGCAGCTCCGTGAGGTGCCTGCGGTCCGCATGGAGGCGGTCTACAAGCACTATGGCGACTTCACCGCGTTGAACGAGGTCGATCTCAAGGTCGCCAAGGGCGAGAAGATCGTGGTCTGCGGTCCTTCAGGCTCGGGCAAATCGACGCTTATCCGCTGCATCAACCACATCGAGAAGCACGACGAGGGTCTGATCTACGTCAACGGCGTCGAGCTCGATCATCAGCGCAAGAACATCGATGCGGTCAGGCGGGACACCGGCATGGTGTTCCAGAGCTTCAATCTGTTCCCGCACATGACGGTGCTGGAGAACTGCACTCTGGCACCGATGACCGCGAACGGGATGAGTGCGGTCGAGGCCAAGGATCTCGCCATGCATTTCCTGACCAAGGTGCGGATTCCGGACCAGGCGGAGAAATATCCCGGGCAACTCTCCGGCGGTCAGCAGCAGCGCGTCGCCATCGCACGCGCATTGTGCATGCGTCCCAAGATCATGCTGTTCGATGAGCCGACCTCCGCGCTCGACCCCGAGATGGTCAAGGAGGTGCTGGAGACTATGAAGAAGCTTGCGGAGGAGGGCATGACCATGCTGTGCGTCACGCACGAGATGGGCTTTGCCCGCGAGGTCGCCGACCGCATCGTGTTCATGAACGAGGGCAAGGTGGTCGAGCAGGCTGCGCCGGAGCAGTTCTTCAAGCATCCGAAGTCGGAACGGGCACGGACGTTCCTCGATCAGATCATCCATTAA
- a CDS encoding DUF4286 family protein, with protein MPDEAFIHIVRVDIDPEHEAAFNAWYEQKHFPDLLACPGWLSAKRFVSVGDGPKYAAMYEVAGRWAFETPEFLKVKGFGPFEALVKNFMRIQLRPMSGPA; from the coding sequence ATGCCGGACGAAGCCTTCATCCATATCGTGCGGGTCGACATCGATCCCGAGCACGAGGCTGCGTTCAACGCCTGGTACGAGCAGAAGCATTTTCCCGATCTGCTCGCTTGTCCCGGCTGGCTCTCGGCCAAGCGCTTCGTCTCGGTGGGCGACGGGCCGAAATATGCCGCGATGTACGAGGTCGCGGGCAGGTGGGCGTTCGAGACGCCGGAATTCCTGAAGGTGAAGGGCTTTGGTCCGTTCGAAGCCCTGGTGAAGAACTTCATGCGCATCCAGCTCAGGCCGATGTCGGGACCGGCTTGA
- a CDS encoding carbohydrate ABC transporter permease, whose amino-acid sequence MDKMTTILQPDDATFPGMSEPVKPRTARPVRGLSDRTIAWLFVAPTIALLLAINIFPLVWMIRLSFTSLNLSMSYLPLRFVGLDNFTDILTDEDVWFRLQTTAQFVIWSVAFQVVIGFGLALLINRQFRGHSFWTTIILLPMMLSPAVVGNFWTLLLQPQIGPFNYLISLFTGVPPSSFSMTGQVSLAPWTIVLVDTWMWAPYVMLICLAGLRSIPDYIYEAAEVDRASAWRQFWSITLPMTVPFLMLAVLFRAIENFKMFDMVNLLTSGGPGSTTELVSITLKRAAFEKWRTGYSSALAIILFVTVFGAANIYVKALNKVKQR is encoded by the coding sequence ATGGACAAGATGACCACGATCCTTCAACCCGACGATGCTACATTTCCCGGCATGAGCGAGCCCGTCAAACCTCGCACTGCGCGACCTGTCCGCGGACTGTCGGACCGGACCATCGCCTGGCTGTTCGTGGCGCCGACCATCGCGCTGTTGCTGGCGATCAACATCTTTCCGCTGGTGTGGATGATCCGGCTGTCCTTCACCAGCCTCAATCTCAGCATGTCCTATCTTCCGCTGCGCTTCGTCGGTCTCGACAATTTCACCGACATCCTCACCGACGAGGACGTCTGGTTCCGGCTGCAGACCACGGCGCAGTTCGTGATTTGGTCCGTCGCGTTTCAGGTCGTCATTGGCTTCGGCCTGGCGCTCCTGATCAACCGCCAGTTTCGCGGCCACAGCTTCTGGACCACGATCATCCTGCTGCCGATGATGCTGTCGCCGGCCGTGGTCGGCAATTTCTGGACGCTGCTGCTGCAGCCGCAGATCGGGCCATTCAACTATCTGATCAGTCTGTTCACTGGCGTGCCGCCGAGCTCGTTCAGCATGACCGGGCAGGTTTCGCTCGCACCCTGGACCATCGTGCTGGTCGACACCTGGATGTGGGCGCCCTACGTCATGCTGATCTGCCTCGCCGGGCTTCGCTCCATTCCCGACTACATTTATGAGGCGGCCGAAGTCGATCGCGCCTCGGCCTGGCGGCAGTTCTGGTCGATCACGCTGCCGATGACGGTTCCATTCCTGATGCTCGCCGTGCTGTTCCGCGCGATCGAGAATTTCAAAATGTTCGACATGGTCAATTTGTTGACGTCCGGAGGCCCGGGCTCGACCACCGAGCTCGTGTCGATCACGCTGAAGCGCGCGGCGTTCGAGAAGTGGCGCACCGGCTATTCCAGTGCGCTCGCCATCATCTTGTTCGTCACCGTGTTCGGTGCGGCGAACATATACGTGAAAGCGCTCAACAAGGTGAAGCAACGATGA
- a CDS encoding ABC transporter ATP-binding protein, producing the protein MADVALRNISKRFGTVAAVRELSLSVNDGEFMVLLGPSGAGKTTTLRLITGLETPDSGSVMIDGRDVTLAPPGARDIAFVFQQYSLYPHLTVYDNLAFPLRSPARRISEPIIKKRVEQTAELLHIASKLNNRATRLSGGEMQRVAIGRALVRDPSIYLMDEPLSSLDAKLRAELRLELKRIQLELGATILYVTHDQVEAMTMASRIGVIKDGELLQLGKPREIYESPSSSYVASRLGTPQINFLPARLLSDVPLPPGTETVGIRTEHLRLAARNGGPMVGRVHRVEHLGEQNHVHLDYKGEMLVTLADPHQPLHAGQEVELDLVQPLCFDGAGQRLPAVH; encoded by the coding sequence ATGGCTGACGTCGCCCTACGCAACATCAGCAAGCGGTTCGGCACGGTGGCGGCGGTGCGCGAGCTCTCGCTCTCGGTGAACGACGGAGAATTCATGGTGCTGCTCGGACCGAGCGGTGCCGGCAAGACCACGACCTTGCGGCTGATCACCGGGCTCGAGACTCCCGATTCCGGCTCGGTCATGATCGACGGACGCGACGTGACGCTGGCTCCTCCGGGAGCGCGCGATATTGCCTTCGTCTTCCAGCAATATTCGCTCTATCCGCATCTCACCGTCTATGACAACCTTGCGTTCCCGTTGCGCTCGCCCGCGCGACGGATATCGGAGCCGATCATCAAGAAGCGTGTCGAGCAGACGGCGGAGTTGCTGCATATCGCGAGCAAGCTGAACAATCGCGCAACCCGACTTTCAGGCGGCGAGATGCAGCGGGTGGCAATCGGTCGTGCGCTGGTCCGCGATCCCTCGATCTATCTGATGGACGAGCCGCTGTCGTCGCTGGACGCCAAGCTCCGTGCCGAGCTTCGGCTGGAGCTGAAGCGGATCCAGCTCGAGCTTGGTGCGACCATCCTCTACGTCACCCACGATCAGGTCGAGGCCATGACGATGGCGTCCCGGATCGGGGTGATCAAGGACGGCGAGCTGCTCCAGCTCGGCAAGCCCCGGGAGATCTACGAGAGTCCGTCGTCGAGCTATGTCGCCTCGCGCCTCGGCACGCCCCAGATCAATTTCCTCCCCGCGCGGCTGTTGTCGGACGTGCCGCTGCCGCCGGGAACGGAGACTGTCGGCATCCGCACCGAGCACCTCCGCCTCGCGGCGCGCAATGGCGGGCCGATGGTCGGCCGGGTGCACCGGGTCGAGCACCTCGGCGAGCAGAATCACGTTCACCTGGACTATAAGGGAGAGATGCTGGTCACGCTTGCGGATCCGCATCAACCGCTGCATGCCGGTCAGGAGGTCGAGCTGGATCTGGTGCAACCGCTCTGCTTCGACGGCGCCGGGCAGCGCCTCCCGGCGGTTCATTAG
- a CDS encoding ABC transporter ATP-binding protein has protein sequence MAQIRVENLRKSFDQFTAVQGSNFTIEDGTFFAMLGPSGCGKTTTLRMIAGLELPTEGKILLDNEDVTFQRASARDIAFVFQLFALYPHMNVAENIGFPLKCQGMARREIYQRVQETAKLLRIEHLLSSKTSKLSGGDRQRVALGRAMVRRPKAFLMDEPLGALDAEFRHLMCSELRDLHDRIGATTVYVTHDQLEAMSMADRIAVMNQGRVEQIGLPQEIYDRPASMFVADFIGSPPMNFLRFDAGLRSGDRTISFHDTSIAVPEIREDRASARMALGVRPEHIRFADAAPVRGEVFGAEYLGTTQIVTVDTAHGRIAARLPSSAPVRIGERVGLEFRSERLALFDVASGLAIRTANEGSANHG, from the coding sequence ATGGCACAAATCCGCGTCGAAAACCTGCGTAAGTCGTTCGATCAGTTTACCGCCGTACAAGGCTCCAACTTTACGATCGAGGATGGCACCTTCTTTGCGATGCTCGGCCCCTCCGGTTGCGGCAAGACCACCACCTTGCGCATGATTGCGGGCCTGGAGCTGCCGACTGAAGGCAAGATCCTGCTCGACAATGAGGACGTCACCTTCCAGCGCGCATCCGCGCGCGATATCGCCTTCGTATTTCAGCTTTTCGCACTGTATCCGCACATGAACGTGGCCGAGAATATCGGCTTTCCCCTCAAGTGCCAGGGCATGGCCCGGCGCGAGATTTACCAGCGGGTGCAGGAGACAGCCAAGCTGCTGCGGATCGAGCATCTGCTGTCGAGCAAGACGTCGAAGCTGTCTGGCGGCGATCGGCAGCGGGTTGCGCTGGGCCGCGCCATGGTGCGGCGGCCAAAGGCCTTTCTGATGGACGAGCCGCTGGGCGCGCTCGATGCCGAGTTCCGTCATCTGATGTGCAGCGAGCTCCGCGACCTGCACGATCGCATCGGGGCGACCACGGTCTACGTGACGCATGACCAGCTCGAGGCGATGTCGATGGCGGATCGGATCGCGGTCATGAACCAGGGACGCGTCGAGCAGATCGGCCTGCCGCAGGAGATCTATGATCGGCCCGCGAGCATGTTCGTGGCCGATTTCATCGGCTCACCGCCGATGAATTTTCTGCGCTTCGATGCAGGTCTGCGCTCTGGCGATCGAACGATCAGCTTCCATGACACGAGCATCGCGGTGCCGGAGATCCGGGAGGATCGTGCCAGCGCCCGTATGGCACTCGGCGTTCGTCCGGAGCATATCCGCTTCGCCGACGCGGCGCCCGTCCGCGGCGAGGTGTTTGGCGCCGAGTATCTTGGGACCACGCAGATCGTCACCGTCGACACCGCGCATGGGCGCATTGCGGCGCGGTTGCCTTCCAGCGCGCCCGTGCGCATCGGCGAGCGAGTCGGCCTTGAATTCCGTTCGGAACGACTCGCCTTGTTCGACGTCGCCAGCGGCCTTGCGATACGAACGGCCAACGAGGGGAGCGCAAACCATGGCTGA